From Serinicoccus profundi, the proteins below share one genomic window:
- a CDS encoding DUF6350 family protein, with the protein MTVVERTSGRGSPEAAREGVPGRGPVLTIRRLGELLGAGLAGVVCVLLGLLVVVLPTALAWIVEERSTATFWQTVGVGVDVWALAHRASVSTPAADLVLAPLLLTALFLAVCWYAARQVVLSRHQVTARVPRIGGWRTAWSALGGSDGTAFVLGYLVTGLLVAHTASFGLAPVRLATLVPGAVLVPLVALGLVWWGEHQREEHPTVGAGLAFLEARTPVLVRRALPPVLEVLVGLVAVAFLLVLGLLLLRGERIMTLYGSLDAGVVGTGLLTVGQLLALPNLMVWALGWMTGSGVTVGTVHVGWQETTAGDLPVLPVLGALPEPGAMPPGMWALALVPLVAGGWLGYRAVGSASRLASWWTKAQIMLASCLAVALVVLVLSWLATGGLTPGLLGTVGVEPWRVAGTLLLELAAGGVLVVTALHLSRRRL; encoded by the coding sequence ATGACTGTGGTGGAGCGGACCAGCGGCAGAGGGTCACCCGAGGCGGCACGCGAGGGCGTGCCCGGGCGGGGGCCCGTCCTGACCATCCGACGGCTCGGGGAGCTGCTCGGGGCCGGCCTCGCCGGCGTCGTGTGCGTCCTGCTGGGCCTGCTGGTCGTGGTGCTGCCGACCGCGCTGGCCTGGATCGTCGAGGAGCGCAGCACCGCGACCTTCTGGCAGACCGTAGGGGTCGGCGTCGACGTCTGGGCGCTCGCCCACCGGGCCAGCGTGAGCACGCCGGCCGCCGACCTCGTGCTCGCCCCGCTGCTGCTCACCGCCCTCTTCCTCGCCGTGTGCTGGTATGCCGCGCGCCAGGTGGTCCTCAGCCGCCACCAGGTCACCGCCCGGGTGCCGCGGATCGGGGGCTGGCGGACCGCGTGGAGCGCGCTCGGGGGCTCGGACGGCACCGCCTTCGTGCTCGGCTATCTCGTGACCGGTCTGCTCGTGGCGCACACCGCGAGCTTCGGGCTCGCGCCGGTGCGGCTGGCGACCCTCGTGCCCGGTGCGGTCCTCGTGCCGCTCGTCGCGCTCGGCCTCGTCTGGTGGGGGGAGCACCAGCGCGAGGAGCACCCCACCGTGGGGGCCGGTCTGGCCTTCCTCGAGGCCCGCACCCCCGTCCTCGTGCGCCGCGCGCTGCCGCCGGTGCTCGAGGTCCTCGTCGGGCTGGTGGCGGTGGCCTTCCTCCTCGTGCTCGGCCTGCTGCTGCTCCGCGGGGAGCGGATCATGACGCTCTACGGCTCCCTCGACGCCGGGGTGGTCGGCACCGGGCTGCTCACCGTGGGCCAGCTGCTGGCCCTGCCCAACCTCATGGTGTGGGCGCTGGGGTGGATGACCGGCTCCGGGGTCACGGTAGGGACCGTCCACGTGGGCTGGCAGGAGACGACGGCCGGCGACCTGCCGGTGCTGCCGGTCCTGGGTGCCCTGCCCGAGCCGGGCGCCATGCCTCCGGGGATGTGGGCCCTGGCCCTGGTGCCGCTCGTCGCCGGGGGGTGGCTGGGCTACCGCGCCGTCGGCTCGGCCTCCCGGCTGGCGTCTTGGTGGACCAAGGCGCAGATCATGCTGGCGTCCTGCCTCGCCGTCGCCCTCGTCGTCCTCGTCCTGTCGTGGCTCGCCACGGGCGGGCTCACCCCCGGGCTGCTCGGCACGGTCGGCGTCGAGCCGTGGCGGGTCGCGGGGACGCTCCTGCTGGAGCTGGCCGCGGGTGGGGTGCTCGTCGTGACCGCGCTGCACCTCAGCCGGCGACGGCTCTGA
- the sucD gene encoding succinate--CoA ligase subunit alpha has protein sequence MAIFLNHDSTVIVQGMTGSEGMKHTQRMLRSGTKIVGGVNPRKAGTTVDFEDGVQVPVFGSVAEAMEATGADVSVLFVPPAFTKAAVVEAVDAGMPLAVVITEGVPVQDTAEFFAYAQKTGTTRIIGPNCPGLISPEQSNAGIIPADITGPGRIGLVSKSGTLTYQMMYELREIGFSTAVGIGGDPIIGTTHIDCLQAFQDDPDTDAIVMIGEIGGDAEERAAAFIKDNVTKPVVGYVAGFTAPEGKTMGHAGAIVSGSSGTAQAKKEALEAAGVKVGKTPSETAELMREIIAGLG, from the coding sequence ATGGCGATCTTTCTCAACCACGACTCCACGGTCATCGTGCAGGGCATGACCGGCTCCGAGGGGATGAAGCACACCCAGCGGATGCTGCGCTCCGGCACGAAGATCGTCGGCGGCGTCAACCCGCGCAAGGCGGGCACCACCGTCGACTTCGAGGACGGCGTGCAGGTGCCGGTCTTCGGCTCCGTCGCCGAGGCGATGGAGGCCACCGGCGCCGACGTGTCGGTGCTGTTCGTCCCGCCGGCCTTCACCAAGGCCGCCGTCGTCGAGGCGGTCGACGCGGGCATGCCGCTGGCCGTCGTCATCACCGAGGGCGTCCCCGTGCAGGACACCGCCGAGTTCTTCGCCTACGCGCAGAAGACCGGCACGACCCGCATCATCGGCCCCAACTGCCCCGGCCTCATCAGCCCCGAGCAGTCCAACGCCGGCATCATCCCCGCCGACATCACCGGGCCGGGCCGCATCGGTCTGGTGTCCAAGTCGGGCACGCTGACCTACCAGATGATGTACGAGCTGCGCGAGATCGGCTTCTCCACCGCGGTCGGCATCGGCGGCGACCCGATCATCGGCACCACCCACATCGACTGCCTGCAGGCCTTCCAGGACGACCCGGACACCGACGCCATCGTCATGATCGGCGAGATCGGTGGCGACGCCGAGGAGCGGGCCGCGGCCTTCATCAAGGACAACGTCACCAAGCCGGTCGTCGGCTACGTCGCCGGCTTCACGGCACCGGAGGGCAAGACGATGGGCCACGCCGGCGCCATCGTCTCCGGTTCCTCCGGCACCGCGCAGGCCAAGAAGGAGGCCCTCGAGGCCGCCGGGGTCAAGGTCGGCAAGACGCCGTCGGAGACCGCCGAGCTCATGCGGGAGATCATCGCCGGACTCGGCTGA
- the sucC gene encoding ADP-forming succinate--CoA ligase subunit beta yields MDLFEYQARDLFEKHGVPVLAAEVVTEAADAGPTAERVGADSGGVVVVKAQVKVGGRGKAGGVKLAKSPQEAVDAAGQILGMDIKGHTVGAVMIAQGAKIAEEYYFSLLLDRTNRSLLAMCSKEGGMDIETLAEERPEALARVAVDAGTGIDDAKAREILEQAGFEGGDVDAIAPALVRLWDVYKGEDATLVEVNPMVKTEDGQVLALDGKVTLDDNADFRHEDHAALADKDAADPLEAKAKGMGLNYVKLDGNVGIIGNGAGLVMSTLDVVAYAGEDHTAGVAKPANFLDIGGGASAEVMSNGLDVILGDEQVKSVFVNVFGGITACDEVAKGIVKALEILGDEATKPLVVRLDGNNVVEGRQILADAAHPLVTIEETMDGAARRAAELAAN; encoded by the coding sequence GTGGATCTGTTCGAGTACCAGGCACGAGACCTCTTCGAGAAGCACGGGGTCCCCGTGCTGGCCGCGGAGGTCGTGACCGAGGCCGCCGACGCCGGCCCGACGGCCGAGCGCGTCGGCGCCGACAGCGGCGGGGTCGTCGTCGTCAAGGCGCAGGTCAAGGTCGGTGGTCGCGGCAAGGCCGGGGGAGTCAAGCTAGCCAAGAGCCCGCAGGAGGCCGTGGACGCCGCCGGGCAGATCCTCGGCATGGACATCAAGGGCCACACCGTGGGCGCGGTGATGATCGCCCAGGGAGCCAAGATCGCCGAGGAGTACTACTTCTCACTGCTGCTGGACCGCACCAACCGCTCGCTGCTCGCGATGTGCAGCAAGGAGGGCGGTATGGACATCGAGACCCTCGCCGAGGAGCGCCCCGAGGCACTGGCCCGGGTCGCGGTCGACGCGGGCACCGGCATCGACGACGCCAAGGCCCGGGAGATCCTCGAGCAGGCCGGCTTCGAGGGCGGCGACGTCGACGCGATCGCGCCCGCACTCGTCCGCCTGTGGGACGTCTACAAGGGCGAGGACGCCACGCTCGTCGAGGTCAACCCGATGGTCAAGACCGAGGACGGCCAGGTGCTGGCCCTCGACGGCAAGGTCACCCTCGACGACAACGCCGACTTCCGGCACGAGGACCACGCGGCGCTGGCCGACAAGGACGCCGCGGACCCCCTGGAGGCCAAGGCCAAGGGAATGGGCCTCAACTACGTCAAGCTGGACGGCAACGTCGGCATCATCGGCAACGGCGCGGGCCTGGTCATGTCGACCCTCGACGTGGTGGCCTATGCCGGTGAGGACCACACCGCAGGGGTGGCCAAGCCCGCCAACTTCCTCGACATCGGCGGCGGTGCCTCCGCCGAGGTGATGTCCAACGGCCTGGACGTCATCCTGGGCGACGAGCAGGTGAAGTCGGTCTTCGTCAACGTCTTCGGCGGCATCACCGCCTGCGACGAGGTCGCCAAGGGCATTGTCAAGGCGCTGGAGATCCTCGGCGACGAGGCCACCAAGCCGCTCGTCGTCCGTCTCGACGGCAACAACGTGGTGGAGGGCCGGCAGATCCTCGCCGACGCCGCCCACCCGCTGGTGACCATCGAGGAGACCATGGACGGCGCCGCCCGCAGGGCCGCCGAGCTGGCCGCGAACTGA
- the pcrA gene encoding DNA helicase PcrA has translation MSGLFDHLPFDEPVPSMSADAASGHADARPGGGSVDDRGVPAWAVSGDAPPAGRAARREHSGPSGAELLAGLNEPQAQAVRHEGSPLLIVAGAGSGKTRVLTHRIAYLLAERHVHPGQILAITFTNKAAAEMRERVEALVGPRAKAMWVSTFHSACVRILRREAQTAGLKSSFSIYDAADSQRLMGLVIRDLDLDPKRYPARAFLAKVSSAKNELIDEEAFAATVGSNSYEAKVSEAYTMYQRRLRAANALDFDDIISTTVHLLRAFPAVREHYRRRFRHVMVDEYQDTNHAQYALVRELVGYEGDIVDGGTRALPPAELCVVGDADQSIYAFRGATIRNIVEFEEDYPQARTILLEQNYRSTATILSAANAVIARNPQRRDKRLWTDAGQGQRIIGYVADSEHDEASFVARRIDELADERGVRPGDVAVFYRTNAQSRALEEVLVRTGLPYKVVGGTRFYERREIKDALAYLRVIANPADDVNLRRILNTPKRGIGDRAVAAVTSLAERERIPFVAALGRSGDAPGIASRSVAAITGFTTLLEELGDLAAADDTGIGDLIEAILDRTGYLAELRASHDPQDETRVENLTELVTVAREFDDNYPEGGLVDFLEQVSLVADADQIPEGAADGSDAPDQGVVTLMTLHTAKGLEFPVVFLTGLEDGTFPHQRSLDDPAELEEERRLAYVGITRAREQLHLSRAGSRAAFGAPQWFPASRFLDEIPEDLVTWERTDADRMSMTGRRSAAEGMGLSWSGGYAGSRDGEAGGGRGWGGGRPAAVRLDPKGSAPKRDRTPEQEAELAGLAAGDKVSHDTFGMGTVVLVEGTGKHTMAHVDFGEAGLKRLLLRVAPLVRL, from the coding sequence ATGAGCGGCTTGTTCGACCACCTTCCCTTCGACGAACCCGTGCCCTCGATGAGCGCCGACGCAGCCAGCGGGCATGCGGACGCCCGTCCCGGCGGCGGGTCCGTCGACGACCGCGGGGTGCCCGCCTGGGCGGTCTCCGGTGACGCGCCACCGGCGGGTCGGGCGGCGCGGCGGGAGCACTCCGGGCCCTCCGGGGCGGAGCTGCTCGCCGGCCTCAACGAGCCGCAGGCGCAGGCCGTGCGCCACGAGGGCAGCCCGCTGCTCATCGTGGCGGGCGCGGGGTCGGGTAAGACGCGGGTGCTCACCCACCGGATCGCCTACCTCCTGGCCGAGCGCCACGTGCACCCCGGGCAGATCCTCGCGATCACCTTCACCAACAAGGCCGCCGCCGAGATGCGCGAGCGGGTCGAGGCGCTGGTCGGCCCCCGGGCCAAGGCCATGTGGGTCTCGACCTTCCACTCCGCCTGCGTGCGGATCCTGCGCCGGGAGGCGCAGACCGCGGGGCTGAAGAGCTCCTTCTCCATCTACGACGCCGCCGACAGCCAGCGGCTCATGGGGCTGGTCATCCGCGACCTCGACCTGGACCCCAAGCGCTACCCGGCGCGCGCCTTCCTCGCCAAGGTCTCCTCGGCCAAGAACGAGCTCATCGACGAGGAGGCCTTCGCGGCGACCGTCGGCAGCAACAGCTACGAGGCCAAGGTCTCCGAGGCCTACACGATGTACCAACGGCGTCTGCGGGCTGCCAACGCCCTCGACTTCGACGACATCATCTCCACCACGGTGCACCTGCTCCGCGCCTTCCCGGCGGTGCGCGAGCACTACCGGCGCCGGTTCCGGCACGTCATGGTGGACGAGTACCAGGACACCAACCACGCGCAGTACGCCCTGGTGCGTGAGCTCGTGGGATACGAGGGCGACATCGTCGACGGCGGCACGCGGGCGCTGCCACCGGCCGAATTGTGCGTCGTCGGCGACGCCGACCAGTCCATCTACGCCTTCCGCGGGGCCACGATCCGCAACATCGTCGAGTTCGAGGAGGACTACCCGCAGGCGCGGACCATCCTGCTCGAGCAGAACTACCGCTCCACCGCGACGATCCTGTCGGCGGCCAACGCCGTCATCGCCCGCAACCCGCAGCGGCGGGACAAGCGGCTGTGGACCGATGCGGGCCAGGGGCAGAGGATCATCGGCTACGTCGCCGACAGCGAGCACGACGAGGCCTCCTTCGTCGCCCGCCGGATCGACGAGCTCGCCGACGAGCGCGGGGTCCGGCCCGGTGACGTCGCGGTGTTCTACCGCACCAACGCGCAGTCCCGCGCCCTGGAGGAGGTGCTCGTCCGCACCGGGCTGCCCTACAAGGTCGTCGGCGGCACCCGCTTCTACGAGCGCCGGGAGATCAAGGACGCCCTGGCCTACCTCCGGGTCATCGCCAACCCGGCCGACGACGTCAACCTGCGCCGCATCCTCAACACCCCCAAGCGGGGCATCGGCGACCGCGCCGTCGCGGCCGTGACCTCGCTCGCCGAGCGCGAGCGGATCCCCTTCGTGGCGGCCCTCGGCCGGTCGGGGGACGCCCCCGGCATCGCCTCGCGGTCGGTCGCCGCCATCACCGGCTTCACCACGCTGCTCGAGGAGCTGGGCGACCTCGCCGCGGCCGACGACACCGGCATCGGCGACCTCATCGAGGCCATCCTCGACCGGACGGGCTACCTCGCCGAGCTGCGTGCCAGCCACGACCCGCAGGACGAGACCCGGGTCGAGAACCTCACCGAGCTGGTCACCGTCGCCCGGGAGTTCGACGACAACTACCCCGAGGGCGGGCTCGTCGACTTCCTCGAGCAGGTCTCGCTCGTCGCCGACGCCGACCAGATCCCCGAGGGTGCCGCCGACGGGTCCGACGCCCCCGACCAGGGGGTCGTAACCCTCATGACGCTGCATACCGCCAAGGGGTTGGAGTTCCCCGTCGTCTTCCTCACCGGACTCGAGGACGGCACCTTCCCGCACCAGCGCAGCCTCGATGACCCGGCCGAGCTCGAGGAGGAGCGCCGCCTCGCCTACGTCGGGATCACCCGGGCCCGCGAGCAGCTGCACCTCTCGCGGGCCGGGAGCCGGGCGGCCTTCGGCGCCCCGCAGTGGTTCCCGGCCTCCCGCTTCCTCGACGAGATCCCCGAGGACCTGGTGACGTGGGAGCGCACCGACGCCGACCGGATGAGCATGACCGGACGCCGCTCCGCGGCCGAGGGTATGGGGCTGAGCTGGTCCGGCGGGTATGCCGGATCTCGCGACGGCGAGGCCGGTGGAGGTCGCGGCTGGGGCGGCGGTCGGCCCGCGGCGGTGCGCCTGGACCCCAAGGGCAGCGCCCCCAAGCGCGACCGCACCCCTGAGCAGGAGGCCGAGCTGGCCGGGCTGGCGGCCGGCGACAAGGTCAGCCACGACACCTTCGGGATGGGCACCGTCGTCCTCGTGGAGGGCACCGGCAAGCACACGATGGCCCACGTCGACTTCGGCGAGGCCGGCCTCAAGCGGCTCCTGCTCCGGGTCGCGCCCCTCGTCCGGCTCTGA
- a CDS encoding lysylphosphatidylglycerol synthase transmembrane domain-containing protein, whose translation MSETDHEPTLRRLTWRDAAGSAVGTTVAALLIAFGLPHFLDTSWAQIGTQLGRVRPGTALIMGGLLLAGLFSYTWVLIGSLPGLGHVQALKVNAVSATAANLLPLGGAVGVGLLVLMLRSWGFAKRAISSSVLVTGLWNVLARVALPVVGCLVLVAGPIDAPDVVVRGGWVAVVLGTTLVALTSLVVLSDRVGDALTALVRPVLSRTGVLGGPRRRVDLLLTDQRRRVAGIVRTGGLMMTVGMAGQFVLLFGLYWYAARVVGLDVPLAELVCAYTFRQFLTVIAVTPGGLGVTEVGTAGLLVLLGGEPGAASATALLYAIYAHVVVVPFGLAAAAAWWFGPSRPGRSAAQEPSSLRT comes from the coding sequence GTGAGCGAGACCGACCACGAGCCGACGCTGCGCCGCCTCACGTGGCGGGACGCGGCGGGGTCCGCCGTCGGGACCACCGTGGCCGCCCTGCTCATCGCCTTCGGCCTGCCCCACTTCCTCGACACCTCCTGGGCGCAGATCGGCACCCAGCTCGGGCGGGTCCGCCCGGGGACAGCCCTCATCATGGGAGGCCTGCTCCTCGCCGGGCTCTTCAGCTACACCTGGGTGCTCATCGGGTCGCTGCCCGGCCTCGGGCACGTGCAGGCGCTCAAGGTCAACGCCGTGTCGGCGACCGCCGCCAACCTCCTGCCCCTGGGCGGCGCCGTCGGGGTCGGCCTCCTGGTCCTCATGCTCCGCTCCTGGGGGTTCGCCAAGCGCGCGATCTCCTCCAGCGTGCTCGTCACCGGGCTGTGGAACGTCCTGGCCCGGGTGGCCCTGCCCGTCGTGGGGTGCCTCGTCCTCGTGGCCGGCCCCATCGACGCCCCCGACGTCGTGGTGCGGGGCGGCTGGGTCGCGGTCGTCCTGGGGACCACCCTGGTGGCCCTCACCAGCCTCGTCGTGCTCTCCGACCGGGTGGGGGACGCGCTGACCGCGCTGGTCCGGCCCGTGCTGTCACGGACCGGGGTGCTCGGTGGACCCCGCCGTCGGGTCGACCTGCTGCTCACCGACCAGCGGCGCCGGGTGGCCGGGATCGTGCGCACCGGCGGGCTGATGATGACCGTCGGCATGGCCGGTCAGTTCGTCCTGCTCTTCGGGCTCTACTGGTATGCCGCCCGCGTCGTCGGACTGGACGTCCCCCTCGCCGAGCTGGTCTGCGCCTACACCTTCCGGCAGTTCCTCACCGTGATCGCGGTGACCCCGGGGGGTCTCGGGGTCACCGAGGTCGGCACGGCGGGACTCCTGGTGCTCCTGGGCGGCGAGCCCGGGGCGGCCTCGGCGACCGCGCTGCTCTACGCGATCTACGCCCACGTCGTGGTCGTGCCGTTCGGGCTGGCCGCCGCGGCCGCGTGGTGGTTCGGCCCGTCGCGGCCCGGCCGGTCGGCGGCTCAGGAACCGAGCAGCCTGCGCACCTGA
- a CDS encoding type 1 glutamine amidotransferase, translating to MSHGGAEGVAVALPEDVASLAEVPADKGEVHVVHLYPREMSIYGDLGNTRCLAARLRWHGYTPVVHDHHPGAPWPARADIILGGGGQDSGQVRVTEDLAQHADRLRELAADGLPMLMICGMYQLFGEAFITVEGQRLPGLGILDVTTRGNATRMIGPVVLDTDFGSVVGYENHSGSTVLGEGQQPFGTVRHGQGNNGSDGHEGARTGNVVGSYLHGPILPANPALADGLLEVAARRATGEWAPGEIDDDVATRAHRAQVRRLLGS from the coding sequence ATGAGCCACGGGGGAGCAGAGGGCGTCGCGGTCGCGCTTCCGGAGGACGTCGCGTCGCTCGCGGAGGTGCCCGCCGACAAGGGCGAGGTGCACGTCGTGCACCTCTACCCGCGTGAGATGAGCATCTACGGCGACCTGGGCAACACCCGCTGCCTCGCGGCCCGGCTGCGCTGGCACGGCTACACCCCGGTGGTTCACGACCACCACCCCGGGGCGCCGTGGCCTGCACGCGCCGACATCATCCTCGGCGGGGGAGGGCAGGACAGCGGCCAGGTCCGGGTGACCGAGGACCTCGCCCAGCACGCCGACCGGCTGCGCGAGCTCGCCGCAGACGGGCTCCCCATGCTCATGATCTGCGGGATGTACCAGCTCTTCGGCGAGGCCTTCATCACCGTCGAGGGTCAGCGGCTGCCCGGCCTGGGCATCCTGGACGTCACGACGCGCGGCAACGCCACCCGGATGATCGGTCCGGTCGTGCTGGACACCGACTTCGGCTCCGTCGTGGGCTATGAGAACCACTCCGGATCCACCGTGCTCGGCGAGGGGCAGCAGCCCTTCGGGACGGTCCGGCACGGGCAGGGCAACAACGGCTCCGACGGGCACGAGGGTGCCCGCACCGGCAACGTCGTCGGGTCCTACCTCCACGGCCCGATCCTGCCGGCCAACCCGGCCCTCGCCGACGGCCTGCTCGAGGTCGCCGCGCGCCGGGCGACGGGGGAGTGGGCGCCGGGCGAGATCGACGACGACGTCGCGACGCGGGCCCACCGGGCTCAGGTGCGCAGGCTGCTCGGTTCCTGA
- a CDS encoding Mur ligase family protein, translating into MGVRTTLALAAGKGARVVSRLRGGGSALPGLVTERLDPAVLRHTLGALPRGVVVVSGTNGKTTTTKMLVALLRAHGLRVFTNPTGSNFTRGVISSLLGEVGLRGRLDADLAVVELDEAHALHFSAQVPPTHALLLNVARDQLDRFAEIDHTARLLTTLAEQTTDGVVLNADDSFISRIRGHVGEGVQVRWFGVDPSIADRLPELQEADVRFTDPDERRDPDASDALLLPEEDGRSFTVRFPDPALPDVGPVTLRQRGLAAMINATAATATARHLLGADFDAATAATALAAVSPPFGRGEVIDAGGSPLELVLVKNPAGFTVALGTYGAEPVATMVAINDNYADGRDVSWLYDVSFDSLRERGVALTSGVRGWDMALRLRYDGVEVGGVETDLDTALDTFLAQHAGSPMRIFCTYTAMMHLRRNLAERYGLARIGEEPTA; encoded by the coding sequence ATGGGAGTGAGGACCACCCTCGCCCTGGCCGCAGGCAAGGGCGCCCGCGTGGTGTCCCGTCTGCGCGGCGGCGGGTCCGCGCTGCCCGGGCTCGTGACCGAGCGCCTCGACCCGGCCGTGCTGCGGCATACCCTCGGTGCGCTGCCGCGCGGGGTCGTCGTCGTGAGCGGCACCAACGGCAAGACGACCACGACCAAGATGCTCGTGGCGCTGCTACGGGCCCACGGCCTGCGCGTCTTCACCAACCCCACGGGCTCCAACTTCACCCGTGGGGTCATCTCCTCGCTGCTGGGCGAGGTGGGGCTCCGTGGTCGGCTCGACGCCGACCTGGCGGTGGTGGAGCTGGACGAGGCGCACGCGCTGCACTTCAGCGCGCAGGTGCCGCCCACCCATGCGCTGCTGCTCAACGTCGCCCGCGACCAGCTCGACCGGTTCGCCGAGATCGACCACACCGCCCGCCTGCTCACGACCCTGGCCGAGCAGACGACCGACGGCGTGGTGCTCAACGCCGACGACTCCTTCATCTCCCGGATCCGCGGCCACGTCGGCGAGGGCGTGCAGGTGCGGTGGTTCGGCGTCGACCCGAGCATCGCCGACCGGCTCCCGGAGCTCCAGGAGGCGGACGTGCGGTTCACCGACCCCGACGAGCGCCGCGACCCGGACGCCTCCGACGCCCTGCTGCTGCCCGAGGAGGACGGCCGGTCCTTCACCGTGCGCTTCCCGGACCCCGCGCTGCCCGACGTCGGACCCGTGACGCTGCGCCAGCGGGGGCTCGCGGCGATGATCAACGCCACCGCCGCGACGGCGACCGCACGCCACCTGCTCGGGGCCGACTTCGACGCGGCCACCGCGGCCACGGCGCTGGCGGCGGTGTCACCGCCGTTCGGCCGGGGCGAGGTCATTGACGCCGGCGGCTCGCCGCTCGAGCTCGTGCTCGTCAAGAACCCGGCGGGCTTCACCGTCGCCCTGGGCACCTACGGCGCGGAGCCGGTCGCGACCATGGTGGCCATCAACGACAACTACGCCGACGGGCGGGACGTCTCCTGGCTGTATGACGTGTCCTTCGACTCCCTGCGTGAGCGCGGGGTGGCGCTCACCTCGGGTGTGCGGGGCTGGGACATGGCGCTGCGGCTGCGCTACGACGGGGTGGAGGTCGGCGGGGTGGAGACCGACCTCGACACCGCGCTGGACACCTTCCTGGCTCAGCACGCCGGCAGCCCGATGCGGATCTTCTGCACCTACACCGCGATGATGCACCTGCGGCGCAACCTGGCCGAGCGCTACGGTCTGGCCCGCATCGGAGAGGAGCCGACGGCATGA
- the guaA gene encoding glutamine-hydrolyzing GMP synthase, whose amino-acid sequence MIPTSQAATGGDTVLVVDFGAQYAQLIARRVREADVYSEIVPHTMPAAEMLAKQPAAIILSGGPASVYAEGAPALEEAVVTAGVPVLGICYGFQAMARALGGTVERTGGREYGQTDATVAGPPTTLFADQPDQQVVWMSHGDAVTAAPEGCVVTARTPGAPVAAFEDDERRLYGVQWHPEVLHSAFGQQVLVNFLTRGAGITPAWTSSNVAQDLIAQVREQVGEDRVICGLSGGVDSSVAAALVQQAVGDQLTCVFVDHGLLREGEAEQVEDDFVAATGVDLVVVDAKERFLSALAGVTDPETKRKIIGREFIRVFEQAARDIVRAHQSEAGDGGGQEADHPVRWLVQGTLYPDVVESGGGTGAANIKSHHNVGGLPEDLEFALVEPLRTLFKDEVRQVGLELGVPEGIVWRQPFPGPGLGIRIIGEVTADRLEILRRADAIAREELTAAGLDRDIWQCPVVLLADVRSVGVQGDGRTYGHPVVLRPVSSEDAMTADWTRLPYDVLARISSRITNEVEEVNRVTLDVTSKPPGTIEWE is encoded by the coding sequence GTGATCCCGACCTCCCAGGCCGCCACCGGCGGCGACACCGTGCTGGTCGTCGACTTCGGTGCGCAGTACGCCCAGCTCATCGCCCGCCGCGTCCGCGAGGCGGACGTCTACAGCGAGATCGTCCCGCACACCATGCCGGCCGCGGAGATGCTCGCCAAGCAACCGGCCGCGATCATCCTCTCCGGCGGCCCGGCCTCGGTGTATGCCGAGGGCGCCCCCGCCCTGGAGGAGGCCGTGGTCACGGCCGGGGTGCCGGTCCTCGGCATCTGCTACGGCTTCCAGGCCATGGCCCGGGCCCTCGGGGGCACCGTGGAGCGGACCGGTGGCCGCGAGTACGGCCAGACCGACGCCACGGTCGCGGGACCTCCCACGACGCTCTTCGCCGACCAGCCCGACCAGCAGGTCGTCTGGATGTCGCACGGTGACGCGGTCACCGCCGCCCCCGAGGGCTGCGTGGTGACGGCGCGGACGCCCGGTGCGCCCGTCGCCGCCTTCGAGGACGACGAGCGGCGCCTCTACGGCGTCCAGTGGCACCCGGAGGTGCTGCACTCGGCCTTCGGTCAGCAGGTGCTCGTCAACTTCCTCACCCGCGGTGCCGGCATCACGCCCGCCTGGACGAGCAGCAACGTGGCGCAGGACCTCATCGCCCAGGTGCGCGAGCAGGTGGGCGAGGACCGCGTCATCTGCGGCCTCTCCGGCGGGGTGGACTCCTCGGTCGCCGCAGCCCTCGTGCAGCAGGCCGTCGGCGACCAGCTGACCTGCGTCTTCGTCGACCACGGCCTCCTCCGGGAGGGTGAGGCGGAGCAGGTGGAGGACGACTTCGTCGCCGCGACCGGGGTGGACCTCGTCGTGGTGGACGCCAAGGAGCGCTTCCTCTCCGCGCTGGCCGGTGTCACCGACCCGGAGACCAAGCGCAAGATCATCGGCCGGGAGTTCATCCGCGTCTTCGAGCAGGCCGCCCGCGACATCGTCCGGGCCCATCAGTCCGAGGCCGGTGACGGTGGCGGGCAGGAGGCGGACCACCCCGTCCGCTGGCTCGTGCAGGGCACCCTCTACCCCGACGTCGTGGAGTCTGGCGGGGGCACCGGCGCGGCCAACATCAAGAGCCACCACAACGTCGGCGGCCTGCCGGAGGACCTCGAGTTCGCCCTCGTGGAGCCGCTGCGCACGCTCTTCAAGGATGAGGTGCGCCAGGTCGGCCTGGAGCTGGGCGTACCCGAGGGCATCGTCTGGCGGCAGCCGTTCCCCGGCCCCGGACTCGGCATCCGCATCATCGGGGAGGTCACGGCCGACCGGCTGGAGATCCTGCGCCGCGCGGACGCCATCGCCCGGGAGGAGCTCACCGCGGCCGGGCTGGACCGCGACATCTGGCAGTGCCCGGTGGTGCTGCTGGCCGACGTGAGGTCGGTGGGGGTCCAGGGCGACGGGCGGACCTACGGACACCCCGTGGTGCTGCGACCGGTGTCCTCCGAGGACGCCATGACGGCCGACTGGACCCGCCTGCCCTACGACGTCCTCGCCCGCATCTCCTCCCGCATCACGAACGAGGTGGAGGAGGTCAACCGGGTGACCCTCGACGTGACGAGCAAGCCGCCGGGGACGATCGAATGGGAGTGA